From Chrysiogenia bacterium, the proteins below share one genomic window:
- the cdaA gene encoding diadenylate cyclase CdaA — protein MTEFFSTLPPTAPLDIALLALGIYYVLAFIEGTRAVAILIGIAGIFVVYTFAQYLDLHATQWVIDSVLEYSFLVVIILFQEDVRRALARFGRTRLFRGFSPVSETQILDEIAKVAGALAAQKIGALIALERAIGLRDYVEIGTEIDARVERDLLYSIFLPHSPLHDGAVIIQGGRIEAAGCVLPLNVDPDLSKQLGTRHRAALGLTAETDAVVVVVSEETGTISVSLEGRLTRDLDAQTLRSHLLELFK, from the coding sequence ATGACGGAGTTTTTCTCCACACTGCCGCCAACGGCGCCGCTGGACATCGCGCTGTTGGCCCTGGGCATCTACTACGTGCTGGCCTTTATCGAGGGCACGCGCGCGGTGGCCATCCTCATCGGCATCGCCGGTATCTTCGTCGTCTACACCTTTGCGCAGTATCTCGATCTGCACGCCACGCAGTGGGTCATCGATAGCGTCCTCGAATATTCCTTCCTTGTGGTGATCATTCTCTTTCAGGAAGACGTGCGGCGCGCGCTTGCGCGATTTGGCAGGACGCGGCTTTTCCGAGGTTTCTCTCCGGTCTCGGAGACGCAGATCCTCGACGAGATCGCAAAGGTCGCCGGCGCGCTGGCCGCGCAGAAGATCGGGGCACTCATTGCGCTTGAGCGTGCAATCGGGCTTCGCGACTATGTTGAGATCGGTACCGAAATCGATGCGCGCGTCGAGCGTGATTTGCTCTACAGCATCTTTCTTCCGCACTCGCCGCTTCACGATGGCGCGGTGATTATTCAGGGCGGGCGCATCGAGGCGGCCGGCTGCGTGCTGCCGCTCAACGTCGACCCCGATCTCTCCAAGCAACTGGGAACGCGCCATCGCGCGGCACTGGGGCTTACGGCAGAGACCGATGCCGTCGTGGTCGTCGTCTCTGAAGAGACGGGGACCATCAGCGTTTCGCTCGAAGGGCGGCTCACCCGGGACCTGGATGCGCAGACGCTTCGAAGTCACCTGCTGGAGCTGTTCAAATGA